The following are encoded in a window of Prochlorococcus marinus str. MIT 1013 genomic DNA:
- a CDS encoding DoxX family protein, translated as MLNSIFYKTIFKDLAFLVLRVFTGALLIHHGFEKLNDINNFADAFVRPLHLPFPVTLSYVAAGSEIGGSWLLILGLGTRLGASAILGTMSVAIYHAIATSGFNIYLLELLALYFASAFSIILLGPGMFSADYLIKHIINSNYDFLISIVNRQSLSNTNSSSKSKLSKPNTQKKSFDFPFTSFLSS; from the coding sequence TAGCTTTCCTGGTTTTGAGAGTATTTACGGGAGCCCTTTTAATTCATCATGGTTTTGAAAAGCTGAATGATATTAATAACTTTGCTGATGCTTTTGTTCGCCCATTGCATCTGCCTTTCCCGGTCACTCTCTCATACGTAGCTGCTGGTTCTGAAATTGGTGGTAGTTGGTTATTGATTCTTGGTCTTGGTACGAGATTAGGGGCGTCTGCAATACTTGGAACCATGAGCGTTGCTATTTATCATGCAATTGCTACTTCTGGTTTTAATATATATTTATTAGAGCTTTTAGCTCTTTACTTTGCTTCTGCATTTTCAATAATTTTGTTAGGTCCAGGTATGTTTTCTGCAGATTATTTAATTAAACATATTATCAATTCTAATTATGATTTCCTTATTTCCATTGTTAACCGACAATCTCTATCTAATACTAACTCCTCCTCTAAAAGTAAACTTTCAAAACCTAACACGCAAAAGAAATCATTTGACTTCCCTTTTACTAGCTTTTTATCTTCATAA
- a CDS encoding AI-2E family transporter, which yields MKPTSLLSITALIISILILWGLKEIIILFFASIIIAMAICTITGKIRDFFHIPRWISLGITIITIILISSLSIVIIIPQFTSEFQELINQIPSAASKLWDLSVNTFFNFAEIIYKDNIPNLADRTILTNKLSIFPDGSTLANGVTDSITKLISLASNVGIGIIQLFFIISVGLMITLQPNSYREVAILLVPSFYRRRARSILLKCGDALSSWMAGVVLSSICVAILASIGLYLLGIKLVIANALIAGILNVIPNVGPTISTIFPLSVALLDTPWKSLAVLGLYIVIQNIESYVITPSIMHKQVKLLPGLTITAQFIFTILFGPLGLLLAIPMAVVIQVFVKEIIVHDILEKQYFSSKT from the coding sequence TTGAAACCAACAAGCTTGCTATCAATTACAGCTTTAATTATTTCTATATTGATCTTATGGGGTTTAAAAGAAATAATTATACTTTTTTTCGCATCAATAATTATAGCAATGGCTATTTGCACTATAACCGGTAAAATCCGAGATTTTTTTCATATCCCCAGGTGGATTTCATTAGGAATCACTATAATAACAATTATACTAATTTCAAGTTTATCAATAGTAATAATAATACCACAATTTACCAGTGAGTTTCAAGAGCTAATTAATCAAATACCCTCAGCAGCAAGCAAGCTATGGGACCTCTCAGTAAATACTTTTTTTAATTTTGCAGAGATTATATATAAAGATAATATTCCCAACTTAGCCGATAGAACAATATTGACAAATAAGCTTAGTATATTCCCAGATGGTTCTACTCTAGCAAATGGGGTAACAGATAGTATTACAAAATTGATCAGCTTAGCAAGTAATGTTGGGATTGGTATTATTCAATTATTTTTTATAATTTCTGTTGGTTTAATGATAACTTTACAGCCAAATTCATACAGAGAAGTTGCAATACTATTAGTCCCATCTTTTTATAGAAGGCGAGCAAGAAGCATTTTATTAAAATGCGGTGATGCTCTTAGTAGTTGGATGGCTGGAGTTGTACTTAGCTCTATATGTGTAGCAATACTTGCCTCTATAGGACTATATTTATTAGGAATAAAATTAGTAATTGCTAATGCTTTAATCGCAGGTATTTTAAATGTCATACCAAATGTAGGTCCAACAATAAGTACTATTTTTCCTCTTTCTGTTGCATTGCTTGATACTCCATGGAAATCACTTGCTGTACTAGGTTTATATATAGTAATTCAAAATATTGAAAGCTACGTAATAACTCCTTCAATAATGCACAAACAAGTTAAATTACTTCCAGGATTAACAATTACTGCTCAATTTATATTCACTATTCTTTTTGGACCACTTGGTTTATTGTTAGCCATTCCAATGGCTGTAGTAATTCAAGTATTCGTTAAAGAAATAATTGTTCATGACATATTAGAAAAACAATACTTTTCTAGTAAAACATAA
- the psb28 gene encoding photosystem II reaction center protein Psb28 has product MEAKGEMTKINEKVSIQFIKGETEIDQPEIRLFRNVDSKKGYVEYTFYKPKTITLENFKSIQKMYLIDQEGEISTRKIDLSISENYIKDVKSTYNWNSEKEFERFMRFATRYANSLNNN; this is encoded by the coding sequence ATGGAAGCTAAAGGAGAAATGACGAAAATCAATGAGAAAGTTTCAATTCAATTTATCAAAGGGGAAACAGAAATAGATCAACCTGAAATACGTTTATTTAGAAATGTAGATAGCAAAAAAGGTTATGTAGAATATACATTTTATAAGCCTAAAACAATAACACTAGAGAATTTCAAATCAATCCAAAAAATGTATCTAATTGACCAAGAAGGAGAAATATCAACAAGAAAAATTGATTTGTCTATTTCAGAAAATTATATTAAGGACGTAAAATCTACTTATAATTGGAATTCAGAAAAAGAATTTGAGAGATTTATGCGTTTTGCTACAAGGTATGCAAACTCTCTGAATAACAATTAA
- the mnmH gene encoding tRNA 2-selenouridine(34) synthase MnmH, which produces MSEKPTNLAFPVTDFRNLTCQIVDVRSPSEFCQGHWPGAINIPLFSDSEREIIGKSYKKESRIKAIFNGLKVTLPNTKKLLEIILETTMAKAKGNKSLRIYCWRGGMRSSAFAWLVRTIGINTFLLKGGYKSYRKWVLNQFEADLPLRLIGGKTGTRKTDLLNHINREDIFVIDLEGIANHRGSSFGSLGMENQPTTQQFENILAESLNEFHKNNANEIWIEAESSNLGKCRIPNSLYTKMQKAPIIEIIKTKNERVKNLVNIYSQNSQNELKDAVNRISKRLGPQRTKDALNSIERKEWSKACEAMLDYYDKCYDYELNKTKNINSINISGLTLELSLIKILNEKLNPL; this is translated from the coding sequence ATGTCAGAGAAACCTACCAATTTAGCCTTTCCCGTAACGGATTTTCGGAATTTAACTTGTCAAATTGTTGATGTAAGAAGTCCTAGCGAATTTTGCCAAGGTCATTGGCCAGGCGCAATTAATATCCCTTTATTTTCTGATTCTGAAAGAGAGATTATAGGTAAAAGCTATAAAAAAGAAAGTCGCATAAAAGCAATATTCAATGGTTTAAAAGTTACCCTTCCTAACACCAAAAAACTCTTGGAAATAATCTTAGAAACGACTATGGCTAAAGCGAAAGGAAATAAATCATTGAGAATCTATTGCTGGAGGGGAGGCATGAGATCTAGTGCTTTTGCATGGCTTGTAAGGACAATTGGAATTAATACTTTTTTATTAAAAGGTGGATATAAAAGCTATCGGAAATGGGTTTTAAATCAATTCGAGGCTGATCTACCTTTAAGACTTATCGGAGGTAAAACAGGTACAAGAAAAACAGACCTACTAAATCACATAAATAGAGAAGATATATTTGTAATTGATTTAGAAGGAATTGCTAATCATAGAGGAAGCAGTTTTGGTTCATTAGGTATGGAGAATCAACCCACTACTCAACAATTTGAAAATATACTAGCAGAATCACTTAATGAGTTTCATAAAAATAACGCTAATGAGATATGGATAGAAGCCGAAAGTTCTAATCTAGGAAAATGTCGCATACCAAATAGTTTGTATACAAAAATGCAAAAAGCTCCGATCATAGAAATAATTAAAACGAAGAATGAGCGTGTGAAAAATTTAGTCAATATATACAGTCAAAATTCTCAAAATGAATTAAAAGATGCTGTAAATAGAATAAGCAAAAGATTAGGGCCACAAAGAACAAAAGATGCCTTGAATTCGATTGAAAGAAAAGAATGGTCTAAAGCTTGTGAAGCGATGTTGGATTATTACGATAAATGCTATGACTACGAACTAAATAAAACAAAAAATATAAATTCAATTAATATCAGTGGTCTAACCCTAGAATTATCATTAATTAAAATCTTAAATGAGAAGCTCAATCCTTTATAG
- a CDS encoding GUN4 domain-containing protein, which translates to MTVEKPHPNKESIKEYLESFNMASERKRIGSLTGLEERVDDLLSLGSSLMSGFDPGIYDWPSGFILQLIHKNDDSFIKNNLNCDDLCWFKAPSEVGFDYSPLQRYLLNENYEDADRFTSAKLRELAGAKAVKRGYVYFSEVEKIPSIDLSTLDNLWIVYSRGKFGFTVQAKILDSVGGRYDKLWPRIGWKKDGIWTRYPKAFNWSIEAPNGHMPLVNQLRGVRLMDALLNHQALTTKS; encoded by the coding sequence ATGACTGTAGAAAAACCACATCCAAACAAAGAAAGCATAAAGGAGTATTTGGAGTCTTTTAATATGGCTTCAGAAAGGAAGCGTATTGGTTCGTTAACTGGTTTAGAAGAACGCGTTGATGATCTACTGAGTCTGGGCTCTTCTTTAATGTCAGGATTTGATCCTGGCATTTATGACTGGCCTTCTGGTTTTATTTTGCAACTCATTCATAAAAATGATGATAGTTTCATAAAAAATAATCTCAATTGTGATGATCTCTGTTGGTTTAAGGCCCCATCTGAGGTTGGGTTTGATTATTCACCTCTTCAGCGATATTTATTAAATGAAAATTATGAGGATGCTGACCGTTTTACTAGCGCAAAACTTAGAGAGCTTGCGGGCGCAAAGGCAGTAAAGAGAGGGTATGTTTATTTTTCCGAAGTTGAAAAAATACCTTCTATTGATTTGTCAACTTTGGATAATCTATGGATCGTCTATTCCAGAGGGAAATTCGGCTTCACAGTTCAAGCAAAAATATTAGATTCAGTAGGGGGAAGATATGACAAACTTTGGCCTCGAATCGGTTGGAAAAAAGATGGAATATGGACTAGATATCCAAAAGCTTTTAATTGGTCAATTGAAGCACCAAATGGTCATATGCCATTGGTTAATCAGCTTAGAGGAGTTCGATTAA